A window of the Acidimicrobiia bacterium genome harbors these coding sequences:
- a CDS encoding biotin/lipoyl-containing protein — translation MDKQFRLPDVGEGLTEADIVSWHVKPGDTVT, via the coding sequence ATGGACAAGCAGTTCAGGCTCCCCGACGTCGGGGAGGGCCTTACCGAGGCCGACATCGTCTCCTGGCACGTCAAGCCAGGTGACACGGTGAC